The nucleotide sequence AGTTTTCCTTCCCCCAGGTATAGAACAGCGAATAAACACGAGAACTTGAGCAGTGGAACAAGCTACGTCACCTAAGTAGCCATATTTCACAAGCTATACAGCGATCATTCTCACTGTTTGCGGAGGGCTGTGCATCCGACTGAACTACCTGATTTATCCTAATGTTCGATTTGTGATTTTAATAAACAACACTTCATAACCTACCATGTAATGATAGAAACCTGCTAAATTTATGAATACTAGGCTAGTTTTACTTACTTATTGTGATAGCGCAGCACGTCATGCCGCATGTGTACTGGGCGGGCTACTGCCATAATCCATGTGACGTCAcatagcgatatatatatatgtacgccggcactgaataaactgattccattCCCGGTTTGGCTGCGTGATGACGTTATAACAACTGGCGACGAGGGTCTTGCGTACCCACGTAAGCGACGGCCTTGGTCCTGCACGGGTGGACAGGCACGAACGGAAGCAAGCGAGCGGAGTTTTCGTCCAGCTTCAAGGCGCTGCACGTGCTCCCGGAGTACGGCACCGCCCACCGAACACCCCTGCGGAGGAAGTACTCGGCCACAAGGAACGACAACGGGGCTTGGAGCTGGCAGCACGTCCAAGCAAGGAAACGCCAAACTGATGAGTAACGGATATATGTACTGCTGTCAAAATGCCGCCACTGGGAAAGATGTCCGAGTTCGATCCGAAAACGCAAAACTTCGAGTCGTACTTAGAGCGTTTTGAACATTTCTTAACGGCTAATGATATCGTTGACGCAAAGCGCCTTGCCGTCTTTTTGACAGTCATAGGACCAGAGGCTTACGAAGTACTGAGAAGTCTTGTTGTGCCGGCAGCCCCGGGAGAAAAGTCGTACGCAGAAGTTAAACGCCTCCTGAAGGAGCACTACAGCCCCAGGAGTTCCGTAATAGCAGAACGATGCAAGTTCAACCGGCGCGTACAACAGGAGGGCGAAAGCGTGGAGGGGTTCATCGTGGAACTTAAACATTTAGTCAGGAAGTGTGACTACGGTGGCTTTTTGCAAGACGCCCTCCGAGATAGGCTGGTTGCTGGCATACGGAACGAAGAGACCCAGCGTGCTCTGTTTGCTGAACGAGAGCTGACATTTGATGGCGCTTGCAAAATCGCCCTGGATAGAGAACTAGCGGCGCGAGACACTGAACAACTACGGTCAAGAGAACGAGAGGCACCCGTGCTAGTCGTGAAAAGCCGACCACACCAGTATCGGAGACCAGCTAATCCTAAGCATGTCGAAGCCCGCAAGAACGAAAAATGCGCAAGATGCGGCAGGGGACACTCGTCGGAAGAATGTTGGTACAAAAACTTTATTTGTCGCAAGTGTTCGGCTGTAGGTCATTTGAAAAGCATGTGCCCAGTTGCTAGAGCGAAGCCAAAAAACATGCATGCGCTCGAGTGTTCTGACGATGACTCGGAGCAGGAACTGTACCATGTCATTAACGCCAACCAATCATCTTATGAAGTGAGTGTGGAAATAGAAGGGCGTAAACTGAATATGCAAATTGACACGGGAGCGGCTGTCACAATTGTCCCGGAGCAAGTGTACCTGTCCGAATTTCCACACGTAAAATGTGAACCTTGCAAAATGTCGCTTCGCACGTATACTGGGGAGCAAATGCAGCTAAAAGGACAGTGTGACGTGGTGGTTAAGTACAACAATCAGTGCATGACTCTACCAGTCATTGTTGTAAAAAACAATGGGAGGAAGTCGCCTGTACTAATGGGGCGAAATTGGTTAGAACGTTTGAAGCTTGACTGGCTAGAAATTGGCCAGATTGCAGTTGAAGACAGAGTCGCGGTGCTAAAACAGAAGTACCCTTCCGTGTTTTCTAAAAAGCTGGGGACAATACAAAAATTTGAAGCAAAGATT is from Dermacentor andersoni unplaced genomic scaffold, qqDerAnde1_hic_scaffold ctg00000039.1, whole genome shotgun sequence and encodes:
- the LOC126519842 gene encoding uncharacterized protein → MPPLGKMSEFDPKTQNFESYLERFEHFLTANDIVDAKRLAVFLTVIGPEAYEVLRSLVVPAAPGEKSYAEVKRLLKEHYSPRSSVIAERCKFNRRVQQEGESVEGFIVELKHLVRKCDYGGFLQDALRDRLVAGIRNEETQRALFAERELTFDGACKIALDRELAARDTEQLRSREREAPVLVVKSRPHQYRRPANPKHVEARKNEKCARCGRGHSSEECWYKNFICRKCSAVGHLKSMCPVARAKPKNMHALECSDDDSEQELYHVINANQSSYEVSVEIEGRKLNMQIDTGAAVTIVPEQVYLSEFPHVKCEPCKMSLRTYTGEQMQLKGQCDVVVKYNNQCMTLPVIVVKNNGRKSPVLMGRNWLERLKLDWLEIGQIAVEDRVAVLKQKYPSVFSKKLGTIQKFEAKIVLKPGAGPVFCRARPVPFALQERVERQLREHVETGMLRPVMRSDWATPLVTVVKENGSVRLCGDYKTTVNPSLKTDHYPLPRPEDLYTALAGGKVFSVLDLSSAYQQLPLAPESRPFLTVLEREASGKQQTVQENIDSFLMAYRNTPSSVTSKSPAELFLRRQPRIKLSLLQPDFAKSMRDKQEKLKEQRDLFRGQERSFVVGDRVLVKTVRGERVSWEEGVVIQIVSAVTYMVKVRDQLRFTHADHLRPGHADPGETPPHAEVGVKQTTPEGLPADDRTPTPRQPQADQDGPSSPGTPADPDRRTTLEHDESVPPPTQQPVPQDLAESHVPAAPAAPNSEEQPPLRRGARVRRQPDWFRSEDFK